The Pungitius pungitius chromosome 4, fPunPun2.1, whole genome shotgun sequence nucleotide sequence tttaatatatttttaataatagtttttctctccctcaggtACCTGGACGCCTACCTCAACACCTTCCTCACCTCCGCAGAGAAGCACTTCATGCTGGGATTACAGGTGACGTATTACGTGTTCACCGACCTGCCGGAGAAGGTGCCGACCATCGAGCTCGGTCCCCGCCGCAGCCTGAAGGTCATCCAGGTACCAAAGTTCTCCAGGTGGCAGGACATCTCCATGATGCGCATGAAAATGATATCTGACGCCATAGAATCAGAGATAAGCCACAACTGCAATTATATCTTCTGCTTGGACGTGGATCAGGAGTTTAAAGGCCGATTCGGCTCAGAGGCTCTGGGCGATTCCGTGGCTTTGCTACACGCCTGGTATTACAAACGTCCGAAAGAAAGCTTCACCTACGACAGAAACCCCAAATCCAAAGCCTTCATGGAAACCGGAGACTACTACTATCATGCTGCTATCTTTGGAGGCGTGTTGGAAAAGGTGAAGGATTTGGCAGATTACTGCTTTCTGAAAATAATGGAggataaacaaaacaatgtggAGGCGTTGTGGCACGACGAAAGTCATCTAAACAAGTACTTCTGGCTTCACAAACCCAGCCGGCTGCTCTCCCCCGAGTACTGCTGGGACACGGCTATTGCCCAAAATGAGGACATAAACGTCACCCGCCTGATATGGGCTCCAAAGAATTACAAAGAACTTCGTACTCGGTAGAACGGCAACAAGAAACGCTGAATGAAAGGAAGTTTAGGTACAAGTGATTGTACAGGGCTTATTTCAATCTAAACTAAAAAGTGAGTCTGAAAACTAATGGATGACCTCATTCCCTGCATTTACTATGAAGTACAGCGTGCTTattcaaagaaaaggaaaataccCAAATTCTTCCCTAACGAAAAcgtatatttttatatatatttctatttaaCAGCAATCTAATTAAAATGGAAGTCACAATATTACAATAGGCAGAGATGGGGAGTATTTCTATGAGAATTCGTATCTCACgtggtttaaaacaaaatacttaCAGTGGTgtaaatttgaaaaataaaatacgcAAAATACTTTTCAGGCTCAGTCAGATTGTCAGATTGTTTGTCGAGGGAAATTTTTTTATCTGAGTGTGACATATAtttactagaaaatgcatttcctgctgaaaatgcgttggaatgcaaaaagctgaaattattttttttaaattgcttaaaatacagaaatgaaaaaagctgaaattaagtctaaacattgctgaaagaatagaaagaggagaagctgaaataaatttaaaatatgctgaaaatacagaaatcagaaatgctgaaatgaatttgaaaaaaaaaaaaagaatgtttttttaatgacaggacctaccatacacagtgacacctgcccatcagtaactaacattcacacactgtagtcacagctagagcataaatgcattccaacaaccTGATGAATCATTTATGTTTTGTACACTATGACCACCGTCATTTAATGTCTAGCTAGCGAttgatgctaacatgctaacaatgcTAGCGTTACGCTAGTGCATAACCAGTGTCCATAACCAATCAAGTCTCCCCACAGTGGCTGCCATAAGCACTTCTCCCTCCTGATGCTAAAGGCTGTGACCCACGAGTGtcgttcaatcaggagagactcattTAATAGAACAGCAatcatttattacacaagcCTAAAATAGGAATTGTGCAAGCTCTTGggactccatcatgacgtactatccccgaaggcagggatactGAGGTCCAATAATCctaatccccctggagtccagacactggtggtggtggtggtgaaaggAAAAGCAGCAACCTGACGAACCTGACGAGCCAGATTGGCTTCAGGAaactaaaatgtgcacgcccccaatcagctgattgcataattacaaaggaggcaaacagagtgagacaggttgtcttcctgactgaacttgcgcttaagctacattaaGTCATTAAAAGATTCACAAGGCAAATCTGAGTGTTCCCCCCTCCGCTTTGGTTTTTTTGCAACTGCTGCCAAACCTGACGCAAAACTACGAACGAGCCGTGAAATTTGTCGTCACACCCACTTGGAAGGGAGAGCTTGTTTGAACCTTATATCGAGACGTCTGACCATCTAACCTCGCATTGTATTACAAGTTATGCAGTATCTGCTCCATGTGAAGGGCATGAAGCCATATCAATTACTGGCATTTAGCCAGGCTGTGACACTGAGTGACCAAATACGTGTAAATATCCAATTTCTTTGATTAGGCCAGGTGGACATGTCTCACTGAGATGATGTTCAAGAGGCACCATCAACAAGCACGGATGGAACAAAACCTGTGTCTGCAATCCTGGATGGGATTTAGGCCCTTTACCTGCGTGCAACTGGTTTTAATTCTATATTTTGCTTTAATTGTATA carries:
- the LOC119195871 gene encoding N-acetyllactosaminide alpha-1,3-galactosyltransferase-like, translating into MTRTFAQVWRSAITRWCLFVVLVSSTVLYLWRSLDIADYLPEEKLLRQRINLDHTLKFGTRPLVQTITPWKAPVLWEGMFDPNLYDQKHMENDSSVALTVFAVGRYLDAYLNTFLTSAEKHFMLGLQVTYYVFTDLPEKVPTIELGPRRSLKVIQVPKFSRWQDISMMRMKMISDAIESEISHNCNYIFCLDVDQEFKGRFGSEALGDSVALLHAWYYKRPKESFTYDRNPKSKAFMETGDYYYHAAIFGGVLEKVKDLADYCFLKIMEDKQNNVEALWHDESHLNKYFWLHKPSRLLSPEYCWDTAIAQNEDINVTRLIWAPKNYKELRTR